A window of Selenomonas ruminantium subsp. lactilytica TAM6421 contains these coding sequences:
- the pseI gene encoding pseudaminic acid synthase codes for MFQLHEKINRGGIYIIAEMSANHAGKLERAMAIVEAAKEAGADCLKIQTYTADTITIDCDAPCFQIHGGLWDGYNLHDLYMEAFTPWEWQPRIKEYCEKLGLDFLSTPFDSTAVDFLSGMNCEAYKVASFELVDIPLIEYAARLGKTMIISCGMGTKEEIQDALKACHRVGNDDVVLLKCCSEYPTNPENLNLATLTDMQAFGVPLGLSDHSMGYIADVMAVAQGACVIEKHFCLSRQEKSQDSAFSMEPAEFKAMVDAVQKAALMRGKVQYGPTEAEAEEYKCRRSLFAVQDIPAGTILTNENVRSIRPYDGLPPKYLPQVLGKTAKVDIAFGTPLSWELVE; via the coding sequence ATGTTTCAACTACATGAAAAGATAAATAGGGGTGGTATCTACATCATAGCAGAGATGAGTGCCAACCATGCTGGAAAATTAGAAAGAGCGATGGCGATTGTAGAAGCGGCAAAAGAGGCTGGTGCAGATTGCCTCAAAATACAAACATATACAGCGGATACTATTACTATTGATTGTGATGCTCCTTGTTTTCAAATCCATGGAGGATTGTGGGATGGTTATAATCTTCATGACCTTTATATGGAGGCTTTCACTCCTTGGGAATGGCAGCCTAGGATTAAGGAATACTGTGAGAAGCTTGGCTTGGACTTTTTGAGTACACCTTTTGACTCTACGGCAGTTGATTTTTTGTCTGGAATGAACTGCGAAGCTTATAAGGTTGCGTCTTTTGAGCTAGTGGATATTCCTTTGATTGAATATGCAGCAAGACTCGGCAAGACCATGATTATAAGTTGTGGAATGGGGACAAAGGAAGAAATTCAAGATGCATTGAAGGCTTGCCATCGAGTGGGCAATGACGATGTCGTTTTATTGAAATGTTGCAGTGAGTACCCTACTAATCCAGAAAATCTAAATCTTGCTACTTTAACCGATATGCAGGCTTTTGGTGTACCTTTGGGGCTTTCTGACCATAGCATGGGATATATAGCGGATGTGATGGCTGTTGCCCAGGGAGCATGTGTAATTGAAAAGCATTTTTGCCTTTCAAGGCAGGAAAAAAGCCAGGATTCAGCCTTTTCGATGGAGCCTGCAGAGTTTAAGGCTATGGTAGATGCGGTGCAAAAAGCGGCATTGATGCGGGGAAAAGTCCAGTATGGGCCAACTGAAGCAGAGGCAGAGGAGTACAAGTGCCGCCGTAGCCTTTTTGCAGTGCAGGATATTCCGGCAGGGACGATACTTACTAATGAGAACGTTCGTAGCATACGTCCATATGATGGCTTGCCACCCAAATACCTGCCCCAGGTGTTGGGCAAGACGGCGAAAGTTGACATTGCCTTTGGAACACCTCT
- a CDS encoding pseudaminic acid biosynthesis-associated methylase codes for MSYLTEQEEFWAGEFGNEYVDRNNYKGIVARRMLLWANILKNREGIDSVLELGCNVGMNFHTLNILLPDAQLYGVEINKKAASIARNIPGVTIYNESIYDFNEDKKYDLTFTNGVMIHINPDKLPIVYEKLYKNSKRYVLVSEYYNPTPVEVAYRGYEHRLFKRDFAGEMLDIFPDLRSIDYGFFYHRDVNFPLGDNTWFLMEKKYNE; via the coding sequence ATGTCATATTTAACAGAACAAGAGGAGTTTTGGGCGGGAGAATTTGGCAATGAATATGTTGATAGAAATAATTATAAAGGTATTGTAGCAAGGCGAATGTTACTCTGGGCTAATATTCTGAAAAATCGGGAGGGTATCGATTCTGTATTGGAATTAGGATGCAATGTTGGTATGAATTTCCACACGTTGAATATACTTTTACCAGATGCCCAATTGTATGGTGTGGAGATAAATAAAAAAGCAGCTTCTATAGCCAGAAATATCCCTGGAGTTACAATTTATAATGAATCAATATATGATTTTAATGAAGATAAGAAATATGATTTGACATTTACTAATGGGGTCATGATTCATATAAATCCAGACAAACTTCCAATTGTGTATGAAAAACTTTATAAGAACAGCAAACGTTATGTTCTGGTGTCGGAGTATTATAACCCTACGCCCGTAGAGGTGGCATACAGAGGATATGAGCATCGCCTGTTCAAACGTGATTTTGCGGGAGAAATGCTAGATATTTTTCCAGATTTGCGATCAATTGATTATGGATTTTTCTACCATCGTGATGTTAATTTTCCTTTGGGGGATAATACTTGGTTCCTTATGGAAAAGAAATACAATGAATAG
- the pseF gene encoding pseudaminic acid cytidylyltransferase, which translates to MSAIAIIPARGGSKRIPRKNIRSFCGKPIIAYSIIAALESNLFEEVIVSTDDTEIADISQSFGAQVPFFRSDDTSDDCSTVDDVLREVLDAYRARGRFFQEMCCLYATAPFVSGEKLRQAHKILSGDIEQVLAVAEYSFPPQRSNVIRDGYLVYAYPEFYTTRSQDLEPVYHDAGQFAFYRLSDEMEFRDDRIAPYILPELEVQDIDNPSDWKLAELKFQLMQQKE; encoded by the coding sequence TTGAGCGCTATTGCAATTATTCCCGCTCGTGGAGGGAGTAAGCGTATACCAAGAAAAAATATTAGAAGTTTTTGTGGTAAGCCTATTATAGCTTATAGTATCATTGCAGCTTTAGAAAGTAATCTTTTTGAAGAGGTTATCGTTTCTACTGATGACACTGAGATAGCTGATATATCGCAGTCCTTTGGAGCACAGGTTCCTTTTTTTCGTAGTGATGACACATCTGACGATTGTAGTACGGTGGATGATGTTTTGCGTGAGGTGCTTGATGCATATAGAGCTCGGGGGAGATTTTTTCAAGAGATGTGTTGCTTGTATGCTACTGCCCCTTTTGTGAGTGGAGAGAAACTAAGGCAGGCACACAAAATATTAAGTGGAGATATTGAGCAGGTATTGGCGGTAGCAGAGTATTCATTTCCCCCTCAGCGAAGTAACGTCATTCGTGATGGATATCTTGTTTACGCTTACCCTGAATTTTATACAACTCGCAGTCAAGATTTGGAGCCGGTCTATCATGATGCAGGGCAATTTGCTTTTTACAGGCTGTCTGACGAAATGGAATTCAGAGATGATCGCATCGCACCTTATATTTTGCCGGAACTTGAGGTGCAAGATATAGATAATCCATCAGACTGGAAGCTGGCGGAATTGAAATTTCAATTAATGCAGCAAAAGGAATGA